A portion of the Gasterosteus aculeatus chromosome 12, fGasAcu3.hap1.1, whole genome shotgun sequence genome contains these proteins:
- the mesd gene encoding LRP chaperone MESD produces the protein MASDFRWRRVTLVLLLCTHVFCILASDTAKEKPKKKKDIRDYNDADMARLLEQWEEDDDIEEGDLPEHKRSPPPIDFAKVDPSKPEELLKMSKKGKTLMVFATVSGDPTEKETEEITGLWQGSLFNANFDIQRFVVGSNRVIFMLRDGSVAWEVKDFLVGQERCMDVTVEGQVFPGKAAEKHDAKYQPQNGVNTKKKPKKKTETKPNLEGNSARPLKREL, from the exons ATGGCGTCTGACTTCAGGTGGAGACGTGTAACGCTAGTGCTCCTCCTGTGCACACATGTATTTTGTATATTAGCTAGTGACACAGCCAAAGaaaagccaaagaaaaagaaggacatTCGAGACTATAACGATGCAGATATGGCCCGGCTGCTGGAACAATGGGAG GAGGATGACGACATTGAGGAAGGGGACCTGCCAGAGCACAAGAGATCTCCTCCCCCTATCGACTTTGCCAAGGTTGACCCCTCCAAGCCGGAAGAGCTGCTCAAGATGTCCAAGAAGGGAAAGACTCTCATGGTGTTTGCTACGGTGTCAGGAGATCCCACcgagaaagagacagaagagaTCACAGGCCTGTGGCAGGGAAGTCTCTTCAACGCCAACTTTGATATTCAGAG gTTCGTGGTGGGCTCCAACAGGGTGATCTTCATGCTGCGGGACGGCAGTGTGGCCTGGGAGGTCAAAGACTTCCTCGTGGGCCAGGAGCGCTGCATGGATGTTACCGTGGAGGGACAGGTGTTCCCCGGGAAGGCTGCCGAGAAGCATGATGCCAAATACCAGCCCCAGAATGGAGtcaacaccaagaagaagcCCAAGAAGAAGACTGAGACCAAGCCCAACTTAGAGGGGAACAGTGCCAGGCCTCTGAAACGGGAGCTCTGA